Within the Terriglobales bacterium genome, the region GGCGCGTCTTCTGGTGTTTGGCGACGTAGCTGCGCTGCGGCCAGAACACGTAGACCACGCAGCCCAGCGACAGCGCGATGCAGGCGGCGGCGATCATAGCTCGGTCTCCCTTCGCGCGCGTTCGCGATACTCGTCGAGCGGCGCCCCCGCGGCGGCCGTCGCCGGCAGCGGCTCCGCGCCCGACTTCCAGCGCCGCACCAGCAGCGCCGCGAAGAAGGTTGCGGTGCCCAGCACCAGGAACGGCACCACCCACGCCACCAGGTTGAAGCCCGAGGTCGTCGGCGCCGCCAGGATGGTGTTGCCGTACTTCAGGACGAACTCCTGCGTGATGGCCTCGTCGCTCATGCCCTTGTCGAGCATCTGTTGCAGCTCGCCGCGCATGCGGTCGGAGTACGAGCAGCCGACGTGGTTGCACTCCAGCAGGATCTGGTTGCAGCCGCAGGCACAGATCATCCCGTGCCCGAGCGCGCTGAAGCGCGTCGCCGTATCGCCCGCTCCGAGGAACACCAGCGCGAGGACGGCGACGAGAGCGAGCTGCGCAAAGCGGCGCTTTCCTGAAGTCCGAGGTCCGAAGACTGAAGTCTGGTTTTTCATCAGTCTCCCTCCACCGCGACCGGCTCGCGCAGCGCGACCCGTTCCTGCGCCGTCGCTGCCTGCATGTTGGGGAAGAGCGCCACGATGGTGCCCAGCACCACGATGATCACGCCCACCCAGATCCACGACACCAGCGGGTTCAGGTACGCCTTGATGATGGGCTTGCCGGTCTCGCTCATGCCCGCGAAGACCAGGTACAGGTCGTCGCGGATGGTCGAGCGGTTCGCGACGATGGTCCCGGGCTCGTTGTTCGCCTTGTACAGCCGCTTCTCCGGATACATCATCCCGACGAACTTCCCGTTCTCCGAGACCTCCAGGATGGCGGCGTCGGAAACGTGGTTCGGGGTGTCGTCCTGCGTGAAGCTCTTGCCGACCAGGGTGTAG harbors:
- a CDS encoding cytochrome c-type biogenesis protein CcmH, translating into MKNQTSVFGPRTSGKRRFAQLALVAVLALVFLGAGDTATRFSALGHGMICACGCNQILLECNHVGCSYSDRMRGELQQMLDKGMSDEAITQEFVLKYGNTILAAPTTSGFNLVAWVVPFLVLGTATFFAALLVRRWKSGAEPLPATAAAGAPLDEYRERARRETEL